The following proteins come from a genomic window of Miscanthus floridulus cultivar M001 chromosome 2, ASM1932011v1, whole genome shotgun sequence:
- the LOC136540602 gene encoding F-box/kelch-repeat protein At1g55270-like, translating into MRAAAGGAPQRRAGGIRVRAPLVESVSCYCRVDGGLKTVVSARKFVPGAKLCMQPDIIPNKRKSRSSRKERSQTQSPLLPGLPDELAISCLMRAARVEHPNMRLVCKRWNRLLSGNYYYSLRKKFGMAEEWIYVFKRDRDQKLSWYAFDPVNQLWKSLPPVPPEYSEAVGFGSAVLNGCYLYLFGGKDPVHGSMRRVVFYNARINKWLRAPDMLQKRHFFGSCVINNCLYVAGGECVGIQRTLRSAEVYDPNRNRWSSIAEMSTGMVPSIGVVHDGKWFLKGLNSHRQVVSEVYLPASKMWSDTGNEMIMGWRNPSISLDGRLYSADCRDGCKLRVYNREMGSWTRFIDTRHHMGSSRSLEAAAFVSLNGKLCIIRNNMSITIIDISDPTTVTEVDSARMWEAFARKGQHRSFMANLWSVITGRNLKTDIMHCQVLQV; encoded by the coding sequence GTAGAGTCTGTCTCCTGCTACTGCAGGGTGGATGGAGGTCTTAAAACAGTTGTAAGTGCTAGGAAGTTTGTCCCTGGTGCAAAGCTGTGCATGCAACCTGATATCATACCAAACAAGCGCAAATCAAGGAGCTCACGCAAGGAGAGGTCTCAAACTCAGTCACCACTGCTGCCTGGGCTTCCTGATGAACTGGCTATTTCCTGTCTCATGCGGGCTGCTCGGGTCGAGCACCCAAATATGCGGTTAGTCTGTAAACGATGGAACCGTCTTTTATCTGGAAATTATTATTACTCCTTGCGTAAGAAATTTGGCATGGcagaagaatggatttacgtctTCAAAAGGGACCGTGATCAGAAGCTATCTTGGTATGCCTTTGATCCTGTAAACCAGCTCTGGAAGTCATTGCCTCCAGTTCCACCAGAGTATTCTGAAGCTGTTGGATTTGGTAGTGCTGTTCTCAACGGATGCTATCTGTACTTATTTGGTGGCAAAGACCCAGTACATGGGTCTATGAGGCgtgttgtattttacaatgctCGGATAAACAAATGGCTTCGAGCTCCAGATATGCTGCAAAAACGGCACTTCTTTGGTTCTTGTGTCATAAACAACTGTCTTTATGTTGCTGGTGGGGAGTGTGTAGGGATACAGAGAACTCTAAGGTCTGCCGAGGTATATGATCCgaacaggaatagatggtctagcattGCTGAAATGAGCACAGGAATGGTGCCCTCCATTGGAGTAGTACATGATGGCAAGTGGTTCCTAAAAGGTCTCAATTCTCATCGCCAGGTTGTGAGTGAGGTCTATCTTCCAGCATCTAAAATGTGGTCAGACACTGGTAATGAAATGATCATGGGCTGGCGGAATCCAAGCATTTCCCTCGATGGGCGTCTTTATTCTGCTGATTGTCGTGATGGCTGTAAGCTTCGAGTTTATAATAGAGAGATGGGATCATGGACAAGGTTCATTGACACCAGACACCATATGGGAAGCTCACGGTCTCTTGAAGCCGCAGCCTTTGTCTCCCTTAATGGAAAGCTATGCATCATCCGTAACAATATGAGTATCACTATTATTGATATATCAGACCCAACAACAGTAACTGAGGTTGACAGTGCGCGCATGTGGGAGGCTTTTGCTCGAAAGGGGCAGCACAGGTCTTTCATGGCAAACCTATGGTCGGTCATCACAGGTCGTAATCTGAAGACAGACATTATGCATTGTCAGGTGCTCCAAGTTTGA